The proteins below are encoded in one region of Leishmania mexicana MHOM/GT/2001/U1103 complete genome, chromosome 27:
- a CDS encoding glutaredoxin-like protein encodes MFSSRFLYRSSSTMPATVAELITKNKVVVFSWVHCPYCSRAKEILKSLVKDIQVYECDQMENGEELRAHILQAYHHDTVPAIFINGEFIGGCSDLQAIQKSGELAAKLA; translated from the coding sequence ATGTTCTCCAGCCGTTTTCTCTACCGATCCTCTTCAACGATGCCCGCTACCGTCGCCGAGCTGATCACCAAAAACAAAGTGGTGGTTTTCTCGTGGGTGCACTGCCCGTACTGCTCTCGCGCCAAGGAGATCCTCAAGTCGCTTGTGAAGGACATACAAGTTTACGAGTGCGACCAGATGGAAAACGGTGAGGAACTTCGTGCGCATATCCTGCAGGCGTACCACCACGACACAGTGCCGGCGATCTTCATCAATGGTGAGTTCATTGGCGGGTGCAGCGACTTGCAGGCCATCCAGAAGAGTGGCGAACTGGCCGCGAAGCTTGCGTGA